In Streptomyces erythrochromogenes, the DNA window CTGCGTGCCCTGGATGGTGTCACCCGCGTCGATGAGCAGCGTGTTGCGCCGCCCCTTCTCCGCCCGCACCTGGTCCACCAGGGTCGAGATCTTCGCCAGACCGACGTCGTTGTGCGCCTTGTCGTCGAACTCCTTGTCCGTGAAGTAGTCCCAGTTGAAGACGTTCCCGTGCAAGTCGGTCGTCCCCATCACCGTGAACGCGTACGTCCGCGGCCCCGGCTTCCTCGCGTCCTGCTGCGTCGCGGCCGCCGCCGGGGTGCTCGCGGCCCCCGCCAGCGCCACGGCCGCACCGGTCGCGGCCGTGGTCCCTATGAAAGTCCTGCGATCGAACGCCATGCCATCTCCCTTTTGAGGCCTGAACAACGCGCGTAGATTCTGACCCACCGGTAACAAGCCGCAACACCCCCGCCAGGTTTCGATCCGGTGACCACACCCGAACGGGCGACAGTGCGAGAGTGAATCCATGACCCAGGACGCATCGCACCAGCCCTACGGCACCCCCGAAGTACCCCGCGTCGCAGTCCGCGGCGAAGCCCGCCTCGAAGTCGACCCCGAGATCGCCCGCATCGGCATCACCGTCAGCGCCCGCGGCACCGACCGCCGCACCGCACTCGAAGACCTCACCCGCCGCAACAACACCGTCCTCGACCTCATCAAGAGCTACGGCGACCCCGTCGAAAAACTCGAAACCGGCGCCCTCTCCATCACCCCCGAACTCACCCGGCACGGCCGGGCCGAACGCGTCCGCGCCTACCACGGCCGCGTCCACATCACCGCCGAACTCAGCGACTTCACCACCCTCGGCGAACTCACCACCCGCCTCGCCGACCTCGAACTCACCCAGGTCGACGGCCCCTGGTGGGCCCTGCGCCCCACCTCGCCCGCCCACGGCGAAGCCCGCCGCCAGGCCGTGCTCGAAGCCGTCCAGCGCGCCCGCGAATACGCCGAAGCCCTCGGCGCCCGCCTCGCCGCCCTCGTCGAACTCGCCGACCTCGGAGCCGAGAACGCCGCCCCCTTCGCCCAGGCCCCCGGCGGCTCCGGCATGCGCACCATGGCCTTCAGCGCCACCGAGGACGCCGGCCCCCCGCCGCTCGACCTCGAACCCCAGCGCCAGACCGTCTACGCCCAGGTGAACGCCCGCTTCACGATGACCCCGCCCCAACTCTGAAACGCGGATAAAAAGGGCCCCCGGGGGTGCTCATCAGAGCACCCCCACGCACATTCAACACTTGTCAACAACCTTTTCCCCAAAGGTTGTTGAGTGGACACCAGGAAGCGATTACCTACCCGTTGGTAGGGGAATAGGCTCGCCCCATGCGCCGAGCGAAAATCGTATGTACCCTGGGCCCCGCCACCGACTCATACGACCAGATCAAAGCACTGGTCGAAGCCGGAATGGACATCGCCCGCCTCAACCTCAGCCACGGCACCTACGCCGAACACGAGGAGCGCTACCAGCGCGTACGCAAGGCCTCCGACGAGACCGGCCGCAGCGTCGGCATCCTCGCCGACCTTCAAGGCCCGAAGATCCGCCTCGGCCGCTTCCGCGAAGGACCCGTACTCCTTGAACGCGGCGACGCATTCACCATCACCGTCGAAGACCACGAAGGCGACCGCCACACCTGCGGCACCACCTACAAAGGACTCGCCGCAGACGTCACCACCGGCGAACGCATCCTCGTCGACGACGGCCGCGTCACCCTCGAAGTCACCGACGTCGACGGACCCCGCGTCCACACCCGCGTCATCGAAGGCGGCATGGTCTCCGACCACAAAGGCCTCAACCTCCCCGGCGTAGCCGTCTCCGTCCCCGCCCTCTCCGACAAGGACATCGAAGACCTCCGCTGGGCCCTGCGCACCGGCGCCGACGTCATCGCCCTCTCCTTCGTCCGCAGCGGCCGCGACATCGAAGACGTCCACCGCGTCATGGACGAAGAAGGCCGCCGCCTCCCCGTCATCGCCAAGATCGAAAAGCCCCAGGCCGTCGACAACATCGACGACATCGTCGCCGCCTTCGACGGCATCATGGTCGCCCGCGGCGACCTCGGCGTCGAAATGCCCCTGGAACAGGTCCCGATCGTCCAGAAGCGCGCCGTCAAACTCGCCAAGCGCAACGCCAAACCCGTCATCGTCGCGACCCAGATGCTCGACTCGATGATCGACAACTCCCGACCCACACGCGCCGAAGCCTCCGACGTCGCCAACGCCGTCATCGACGGCACCGACGCCGTCATGCTCTCCGGCGAAACCAGCGTCGGCAAATACCCCGTCGAAACCGTCCGCACCATGTCCCGCATCGTCGAAGCCGCCGAAGAGGACATCCTCGCCAAGGGCCTCCCACCCCTCACCGACCGCAACAAGCCCCGCACCCAAGGCGGAGCCGTCGCCCGCGCAGCCGCCGAAATGGGCGACTTCCTCGACGCCAAATTCCTCGTCGCCTTCACCCAGAGCGGCGACACGGTCCGCCGACTCTCCCGCTACCGCTCACCCATCCCGCTCCTCGCCTTCACCCCCGACCCCGCCACCCGCTCCCAGCTCAACCTCACCTGGGGCGTCGAAACCTTCCTCGGCCCCCACGTCGACTCCACCGACGCCATGGTCGCCCAGGTCGAAGAAGAACTCCTGCGCATCGGCCGCTGCGTCACCGGCGACGTCGTCGTCATCACCGCCGGCTCACCCCCCGGCGTCACCGGATCCACCAACCTCGTCCGCATCCACCACATCGGCGACGCCGTCCACTGACCCCACCCCACCGCGCCGGCCCGTCCGGCGCGGACAATCACCCCGTGGACGTCATCAAACTGCTCGAAACAGCCGCACTCCTGACCCCCGAAGAGACCGCCACCGGCAACGACCTCACCGGCCGGGACGTCTGGGAACTCCTCGCCCACGACGAGTGGGAAACCGCCCTCACCCTGCTCGAAGACGTCAGGAACGCACGACCCCTGCCCCTGACCTCCTGGGAACAACTCGCCGACGCCGCCCAGCAGCTCCACCTCGAACGCAGCACCGCCTGGTGCCACTGGCGGGCCGCCGAAACCCGCAACGGAATGATCCGCGCCGACCTCACCCTCGGCGCCCGCACAACACCGATCCCCGGACACGGCGTACTACGTCCCGTATGGGACATCGGCAACCTCTCACCCACCGGAGACCCGGCCGTGAACATCGCCGCACTCTGGCTCGAAAACACCCGCTTCCTGGAACCCGGCGACCGGGCCACCGCCCGCCTCGTCCCCCTCACCCCCACCCAGTGGCAACACGTCCGCCCCGGCCAACGCATCACCCTGCACGAAGGCCGGCCCGCGATCGCCACCGCCGTCGTGACCGAGGTCCACCTCCCCACCGCATAACCCCGGCGTCCCCGTTCGCATCCGCCTCGTCGAACAACGCCGACGACGCCTCCGCATCCCCCACACCCCCGAACGGCAGATCACCCCGCGCCGCCGGCGTCGGTCCCGTCGACCACAACGCCGAGATCACCTCCGCGCGCGTCAGCTCACCATCGGCATCCAGATCCAGCGCCTCGAACAACAGCCAGGCCCTCTCACTCATCACGCACACCCCTCGTCGCACCACTCCTTGACCCCAAGCCCACTTGAGGTCCTACGGTCACACCATGACCACCACCAAGGATTACTCCCAGAAGCAGCTCGCCGCCCAGCCCATCGGCCACTGGAGCCGCACAGCCGCAAACCTCGTCATCGGCGGCCTGCGCACCGCCCTCGCCGAAGAGAACCTCACCCAGCCCCACTGGTGGACCCTCAACCACGTCGCCGGCGCCCCGGGCCAATGGACCCGCCCCGCCCTCACCGCGAAGCTCGCCCCCTACGACGACCAGCACACCGACTTCGAAGCCGTCTACGCCGACCTCACCGCCCGCGGCTGGCTCACCGAGACCGCCGACCGCCTCACACTGACGGAAGCCGGCGAGGCAGGCCGCCTCCGCGCCCACGACCGCAACGCCAAGGTCCACACGAGAATGCGGGAAGGCATCGACGACGCCGCATACGCCGCCACCATCGACGTACTGCGCCGCACGGTCGCCAACCTCGGCGGCGACGGCGACCTGCCGTAACCACCGGGAAAGGGCTGGCGACAGGCCCGACGGCCGAGTAGGAAGGGCACCATGAGCACCTCCCTGCAAACATTCGTCCGCACCACGCTCGACCTCGCAGACGCAACCCTCCACCCATGGGGCCACACGCCCGCGGGACCCGAGCGCCTGGACGACCTCGTCGCCGCCGCGGCCGACCCGACGATCGCCCTCTGGAACCCCCTCGCCACGGCCGACCACAAAGCCGCCCAGACCTGGCTCGAAGCCCGCGAGGACGGCTGGGACCGCGGCGTCGGCGCCGCCTTCGCCACCCTGGACGCCACCGACGGCACCCTGCTCGGCACCGTCAACCTCCGCTGGACCGACCGGGCCGACGGCCTTGCCATGATCGGCTACTGGTTCCTCCCGCACGCCCGCGGACGCGGCCTGGCCACCCGCGCCACGCGAGCCGTCACCACCTGGGGCTTCCACACCGCCGCCGCCCGCCGCATCGAGCTCGCCCACGCCACCGGCAACGAAGCCTCCTGCCGCGTCGCAGGGCGCTGCGGCTACCTCCCCGAAGGCACCCTGCGCGAGTCCCACCTCTTCGGCGACGGCCTCCACCACGACGAACACCTCCACGCCCGCCTGGCCACCGACCCGGAACCCCGCCCGTGAGCGCGAGCATCCGGGACCGCACCGACCCCGACCTCAGCCACTGCGTACACGTCCTGGCAGAGGTCCACGAACACGACCGCTACCCGGTCAACTGGCCCGCCGCGCCCGACGCATGGCTCACCCCTCCCTCACTCCTCGACGCGTGGGTGGCGGAACTTCACGGCCGCATCGCCGGCCACGTCGTCCTGTCCCGCAGCGGCGCGGAAGACGCGGCGCCCGGCCTGTGGAGCGCCCGCACGGGAGCGGGCCAGGACACGACCGCCGT includes these proteins:
- a CDS encoding SIMPL domain-containing protein, encoding MTQDASHQPYGTPEVPRVAVRGEARLEVDPEIARIGITVSARGTDRRTALEDLTRRNNTVLDLIKSYGDPVEKLETGALSITPELTRHGRAERVRAYHGRVHITAELSDFTTLGELTTRLADLELTQVDGPWWALRPTSPAHGEARRQAVLEAVQRAREYAEALGARLAALVELADLGAENAAPFAQAPGGSGMRTMAFSATEDAGPPPLDLEPQRQTVYAQVNARFTMTPPQL
- the pyk gene encoding pyruvate kinase, with protein sequence MRRAKIVCTLGPATDSYDQIKALVEAGMDIARLNLSHGTYAEHEERYQRVRKASDETGRSVGILADLQGPKIRLGRFREGPVLLERGDAFTITVEDHEGDRHTCGTTYKGLAADVTTGERILVDDGRVTLEVTDVDGPRVHTRVIEGGMVSDHKGLNLPGVAVSVPALSDKDIEDLRWALRTGADVIALSFVRSGRDIEDVHRVMDEEGRRLPVIAKIEKPQAVDNIDDIVAAFDGIMVARGDLGVEMPLEQVPIVQKRAVKLAKRNAKPVIVATQMLDSMIDNSRPTRAEASDVANAVIDGTDAVMLSGETSVGKYPVETVRTMSRIVEAAEEDILAKGLPPLTDRNKPRTQGGAVARAAAEMGDFLDAKFLVAFTQSGDTVRRLSRYRSPIPLLAFTPDPATRSQLNLTWGVETFLGPHVDSTDAMVAQVEEELLRIGRCVTGDVVVITAGSPPGVTGSTNLVRIHHIGDAVH
- a CDS encoding EF-hand domain-containing protein, with translation MSERAWLLFEALDLDADGELTRAEVISALWSTGPTPAARGDLPFGGVGDAEASSALFDEADANGDAGVMRWGGGPRSRRRWRSRAGLRAG
- a CDS encoding GNAT family N-acetyltransferase, with product MSTSLQTFVRTTLDLADATLHPWGHTPAGPERLDDLVAAAADPTIALWNPLATADHKAAQTWLEAREDGWDRGVGAAFATLDATDGTLLGTVNLRWTDRADGLAMIGYWFLPHARGRGLATRATRAVTTWGFHTAAARRIELAHATGNEASCRVAGRCGYLPEGTLRESHLFGDGLHHDEHLHARLATDPEPRP
- a CDS encoding GNAT family N-acetyltransferase; the protein is MSASIRDRTDPDLSHCVHVLAEVHEHDRYPVNWPAAPDAWLTPPSLLDAWVAELHGRIAGHVVLSRSGAEDAAPGLWSARTGAGQDTTAVISRLFVAPSARGHRIGAALMAHATTQARSRGLHPVLDVLSSDTAAAALYERLGWQLLGTVEQRWSPTRTVTVRCYAAP